From the genome of Parazoarcus communis, one region includes:
- the cobI gene encoding precorrin-2 C(20)-methyltransferase: MNDMTPPHLQASQPALRFGRLIGVSLGPGDPDLITRRGWAALQSGARWAYPVKRAEESSYALGIARRGGLEIPADVAELVFPMTRDATALAKAWTRAASRTVEWLASGRDVAFLVEGDASTYSTFRHLARAVRELAPAVTVETIPGVSSFAAAAARADVALAEEDETLAIIPAAYGVPVIDHLLDEFDTLVLMKVKPLLDEVLDLLERRGLIATSCFIEKVGSPEERVVRDVASLRGEKVNYLSLLLVQNPKRVRGELRRGCRKRSEASYIPAAAEAAT, encoded by the coding sequence ATGAATGACATGACTCCCCCCCACCTTCAGGCATCGCAACCTGCCTTACGCTTCGGCCGCCTGATCGGTGTCTCGCTCGGCCCCGGCGATCCCGATCTCATCACCCGCCGTGGCTGGGCGGCGCTGCAATCCGGCGCGCGCTGGGCCTACCCGGTCAAACGCGCGGAGGAAAGCTCTTACGCGCTCGGCATCGCCCGCCGGGGTGGTCTCGAGATCCCGGCCGATGTCGCCGAACTGGTCTTTCCAATGACGCGCGACGCGACCGCACTGGCCAAGGCGTGGACGCGCGCCGCCAGCCGCACGGTCGAGTGGCTGGCGAGCGGGCGTGATGTCGCTTTTCTGGTCGAGGGCGATGCCTCCACTTACTCCACCTTCCGCCACCTAGCGCGCGCAGTGCGCGAACTGGCGCCCGCTGTCACCGTGGAGACCATCCCCGGCGTCAGTTCATTTGCCGCGGCCGCCGCCCGTGCGGATGTGGCGCTGGCCGAGGAGGACGAGACCTTGGCCATCATCCCCGCCGCCTACGGCGTGCCAGTGATCGATCATCTGCTCGACGAGTTCGACACCCTGGTGCTGATGAAGGTGAAGCCGCTGCTGGACGAAGTGCTGGACCTGCTCGAACGACGCGGGCTGATCGCCACCAGCTGCTTCATCGAGAAGGTTGGCTCACCCGAGGAGCGGGTGGTGCGCGACGTCGCCAGTCTGCGCGGCGAGAAGGTGAATTACCTGTCGCTGTTGCTCGTGCAGAACCCGAAGCGCGTGCGCGGAGAACTGCGCCGCGGCTGTCGCAAGAGATCAGAGGCCTCGTATATCCCTGCAGCAGCAGAGGCCGCCACGTGA
- a CDS encoding cobalamin biosynthesis protein yields MKVALGLGCDRGTPFETLARAVNEALAAAGVGLEAVSAVASIDLKADEPGLALLAAVHGWRIAFHPAARLAAIAVPNPSDTVRRYTGTPSVSEAAALLAANAGQDALLVEKHKVRGTDGKNATISIARITE; encoded by the coding sequence ATGAAAGTCGCACTTGGGCTCGGCTGCGACCGCGGCACTCCGTTCGAAACCCTCGCCCGTGCGGTCAATGAAGCGCTGGCGGCCGCCGGCGTCGGTCTGGAAGCGGTCAGCGCAGTGGCCAGCATCGACCTCAAGGCAGACGAACCCGGCCTGGCGCTGCTCGCAGCCGTTCACGGCTGGCGCATCGCGTTTCACCCTGCCGCCCGCCTCGCCGCGATCGCGGTACCCAACCCGTCCGACACCGTGCGTCGCTACACCGGCACGCCCTCGGTCTCGGAAGCCGCCGCGCTGCTCGCGGCCAATGCGGGCCAGGACGCGCTGCTGGTCGAAAAACACAAGGTGCGCGGCACTGACGGCAAGAACGCCACCATCTCCATCGCAAGGATCACCGAATGA
- a CDS encoding (2Fe-2S) ferredoxin domain-containing protein produces the protein MNHHDSTEKPGTGALVEKPKLGSYRRHLLVCTGPRCSANSEAQAVFDSLGERFKLAGLDQGELRVKRTRVSCFAACKGGPILCVQPDGVWYYNVTPENMQRIVDQHLVGGKVVTDLVFHQGPTLTA, from the coding sequence ATGAACCATCACGATTCAACTGAAAAACCCGGTACAGGCGCCTTGGTCGAGAAGCCGAAGCTCGGCAGCTACCGCCGCCATCTTCTGGTGTGCACCGGTCCGCGCTGCAGCGCCAACAGCGAGGCGCAGGCCGTGTTCGACAGCCTGGGCGAGCGCTTCAAGCTCGCCGGGCTGGACCAGGGCGAGCTGCGCGTGAAACGCACCCGGGTGTCCTGCTTTGCAGCGTGCAAGGGCGGTCCCATCCTGTGCGTGCAGCCGGACGGCGTGTGGTACTACAACGTCACCCCGGAAAACATGCAGCGAATCGTCGACCAGCACCTGGTGGGCGGCAAGGTGGTTACCGATCTCGTCTTTCACCAGGGCCCCACCCTTACCGCCTGA
- a CDS encoding pilin yields MKKVQQGFTLIELMIVVAIIGILAAVAIPQYQDYVTRAKLSKVNVAVDPVKTAVAMFAQENAGVGTIPANGWTSLGLAGAPTATTEVSGITVTAATGAIVATLRSIGTGYDGSTVTYTPTVGNSAVTWAVTCSYSHANMTKTFGC; encoded by the coding sequence ATGAAAAAAGTCCAACAAGGTTTCACCCTTATCGAACTGATGATCGTCGTGGCGATCATCGGCATTCTGGCTGCTGTGGCCATCCCCCAGTACCAGGACTACGTCACCCGCGCCAAGCTTTCGAAGGTCAACGTCGCCGTCGATCCGGTCAAGACCGCTGTCGCGATGTTCGCTCAGGAAAACGCCGGTGTCGGCACGATCCCGGCCAACGGCTGGACCTCGCTCGGCCTTGCAGGCGCTCCGACGGCAACGACCGAGGTCTCCGGCATCACTGTGACGGCAGCGACCGGCGCGATCGTGGCCACGCTTCGTAGCATCGGTACCGGCTATGATGGCTCAACCGTGACCTACACGCCGACGGTTGGCAACTCTGCCGTGACCTGGGCGGTTACCTGCAGCTACTCGCATGCAAACATGACGAAGACCTTCGGTTGCTAA
- a CDS encoding PEP-CTERM sorting domain-containing protein: MRIRPLITALALGAGALGANLAHADLILNFQNVVAGSSNGSISVLSNGTVKTSTVSAGMISFKQKAPGASAYDDDLLNSFCIEPKTSLLRGDTLFSTGTLADRFGQPQQNLISRLYDLHYETVGSVAGAAPAFQLALWEIVTDGASLSLSGGNFLTTSSFGGALTMATTWLTELATWSTQLGSQPYSSAMYDFVALSAGNSQDQLTVTRRAQDVPEPGVLALLGIGAVAALARRRSATV, encoded by the coding sequence ATGCGCATTCGCCCCCTCATTACCGCACTCGCACTTGGCGCCGGTGCGCTCGGGGCCAATCTCGCGCATGCAGACCTGATCCTGAATTTCCAGAACGTCGTCGCCGGCTCATCGAACGGCTCCATCAGCGTCCTCTCCAACGGCACCGTCAAGACCTCGACGGTCAGCGCCGGCATGATCAGTTTCAAGCAGAAGGCGCCGGGCGCAAGCGCTTACGACGACGACCTGCTCAACAGCTTCTGCATCGAACCCAAGACCAGCCTGCTGCGTGGCGACACCCTGTTCTCCACCGGCACCCTCGCAGACCGCTTCGGTCAGCCGCAGCAGAATCTCATCTCGCGCCTCTACGATCTGCACTACGAGACCGTAGGCAGCGTCGCCGGCGCAGCACCGGCGTTCCAGCTCGCGCTATGGGAGATTGTGACTGACGGTGCCAGCCTGAGCCTGAGCGGCGGCAACTTCCTCACGACATCGAGCTTCGGCGGGGCTTTGACCATGGCCACGACCTGGCTGACCGAGCTCGCAACATGGAGCACCCAACTCGGGAGCCAGCCCTACAGCTCCGCGATGTACGACTTCGTCGCGCTGAGCGCAGGAAACTCGCAGGATCAGCTCACGGTAACGCGCCGTGCTCAGGACGTGCCGGAACCGGGCGTGCTGGCACTGCTGGGGATTGGCGCCGTTGCAGCGCTGGCGCGCCGACGCAGCGCCACCGTCTAG
- the cobJ gene encoding precorrin-3B C(17)-methyltransferase gives MNTTTGKGKIMLVGLGPGSHDHLTARARAAIAEADTIIGYVTYIKLVADLLEGKEVIRKSMTEELDRAIESLARARQGKKVALISSGDAGVYGMAGPTFEVLFQAGWTPDSDIEVEIIPGASALNTCAALVGAPLTHDFCAISLSDLLTPWATIARRLDAVAYADFVVALYNPKSGRRTRQIVEAQRLFLRHRRPDTPVAIVKSAYRPKQRIEFTTLERMSECDIGMLTTVLIGNSNTFVRDGLMVTPRGYSNKYDVADGERATRSGEQAGRSLSTGLNGWLESLRISDETPAQLAAHYRLPLDYIIATLADLPHTEAEPVTEEGHA, from the coding sequence ATGAACACGACAACTGGCAAGGGCAAGATCATGCTCGTGGGCCTCGGCCCCGGCAGTCACGACCACCTCACCGCGCGTGCGCGCGCCGCCATCGCGGAGGCCGACACCATCATCGGCTACGTCACCTATATCAAGCTCGTCGCCGACCTGCTCGAAGGCAAGGAAGTGATCAGAAAGTCGATGACGGAGGAACTTGACCGCGCCATCGAATCGCTCGCCCGCGCCCGGCAGGGCAAGAAGGTGGCGCTGATCTCCTCGGGCGATGCCGGTGTATATGGCATGGCGGGGCCGACCTTCGAAGTGCTGTTTCAGGCCGGGTGGACACCCGACTCGGACATCGAGGTCGAGATCATCCCCGGCGCATCCGCACTCAACACCTGCGCAGCGCTGGTCGGCGCCCCGCTCACGCACGATTTCTGCGCCATTTCGCTGTCCGATCTGCTTACCCCCTGGGCCACCATTGCGCGCCGCCTCGACGCCGTCGCCTACGCCGATTTCGTGGTCGCCCTCTACAACCCCAAGAGCGGTCGCCGCACACGCCAGATCGTCGAAGCCCAGCGCCTGTTCCTGCGCCACCGCCGGCCGGATACCCCGGTGGCGATCGTCAAGTCGGCCTATCGCCCAAAACAACGCATCGAGTTCACCACACTGGAGAGGATGAGCGAGTGCGACATCGGCATGCTCACCACCGTCCTCATCGGCAACTCAAACACCTTCGTGCGCGACGGCCTGATGGTGACGCCACGCGGCTACAGCAACAAGTACGACGTCGCCGATGGCGAGCGCGCCACCCGCAGCGGCGAACAGGCCGGGCGCTCGCTCAGCACCGGCCTCAATGGCTGGCTGGAATCCCTTCGCATAAGCGATGAAACGCCCGCACAACTGGCAGCGCATTACAGACTTCCGCTCGATTACATCATCGCCACGCTTGCCGATCTGCCCCACACTGAGGCCGAGCCCGTCACCGAGGAGGGCCACGCATGA
- a CDS encoding cobalamin biosynthesis central domain-containing protein produces MTQHLPFPNNKVAVVSITRHGIALAGKVVAALPGATLFAPEKFHREAEAAAPGAFACFTGKTGDQIPALFAAFDGIICIVSLGAVVRLIAPHLKNKESDPGIVVLDEAGRYAIPVLSGHLGGANALAGVLAQTLGAQQVLTTASDARETLAVDLLGRELGWTFEASHDEIVRASAAVVNDEPVALVQETGSTDWWTRHANGRSGSLPANLHRFDRLEDIDPDAFGAVLWVSNRSLPDTLAERLSGKKVIYRPTAASVQ; encoded by the coding sequence ATGACCCAACACCTCCCCTTCCCCAATAACAAAGTCGCCGTCGTCTCGATCACCCGGCACGGCATTGCGCTCGCCGGCAAGGTGGTGGCCGCCCTGCCCGGCGCCACCCTGTTCGCGCCGGAGAAATTTCACCGCGAAGCCGAGGCGGCCGCACCGGGTGCCTTTGCCTGCTTCACCGGCAAGACCGGCGATCAGATTCCCGCACTGTTCGCGGCTTTCGACGGCATCATCTGTATCGTTTCGCTCGGTGCGGTCGTTCGACTCATCGCACCGCATCTGAAGAACAAGGAGAGCGATCCCGGCATCGTGGTACTCGACGAAGCCGGGCGTTACGCCATCCCCGTACTCTCCGGGCACCTGGGCGGCGCCAACGCACTGGCCGGCGTGCTTGCGCAGACCCTTGGCGCACAGCAGGTGCTCACCACGGCCTCAGATGCCCGCGAAACCCTCGCGGTCGATCTGCTCGGTCGCGAACTGGGCTGGACTTTCGAAGCCAGCCATGACGAAATCGTGCGAGCCAGCGCCGCCGTCGTGAACGACGAACCGGTTGCGCTGGTACAGGAAACCGGCAGCACCGACTGGTGGACGCGCCACGCCAACGGTCGCAGCGGCAGCCTGCCCGCCAATCTGCACCGCTTCGACCGCCTTGAAGACATCGACCCGGATGCCTTCGGCGCCGTGCTGTGGGTCAGCAACCGCAGCCTGCCTGACACGCTTGCCGAGCGTTTAAGTGGCAAGAAGGTCATCTACCGCCCCACTGCTGCGAGCGTGCAATGA
- a CDS encoding acetyl-CoA hydrolase/transferase family protein gives MQTLYDQKRMSPADAVGMISNGNTVVVPTGVGEPPALLQALSDRRHTLRDVAVSQILPLRKFAYLDPETHANIRHDAYFFGGATRAGGQSGWVDFVPAYFSELPMLIDRGLTPADVVMTMASPMDEYGYFSLSLAPDYTMAAVRKARVILLEVNPNVPYANGDCHVHISQVSGLVESDDELFEVGLPTIGPIQEAIGKHVAELIDDGATLQIGYGGIPDAVVMQLQHKRDLGIHTEMIGDGILSLIESGAVTNRRKTFMPGKMVATFALGSRKLYRFLHRNPMLEMHPVDFTNDPYIAARNDNLCCINATLQIDLLGQCGSESLGHTPYSGTGGQVDFVRAANRSKNGKAFIVLPSTAKNDTISRIAPVLCPGTHVTTSKNDINYVVTEYGVAQLRGKTARQRAEALIGIAHPNFREELREAARKMNLA, from the coding sequence ATGCAGACGCTTTACGATCAGAAGAGGATGAGCCCGGCCGACGCCGTGGGCATGATCAGCAACGGCAACACCGTCGTGGTCCCGACCGGTGTTGGCGAACCGCCTGCGCTGCTGCAGGCGCTGTCCGACCGCCGCCACACGCTGCGCGATGTCGCCGTCAGCCAGATCTTGCCGCTGCGCAAGTTCGCCTACCTCGACCCTGAGACCCATGCCAACATCCGGCATGACGCCTATTTCTTCGGCGGCGCCACCCGCGCGGGTGGGCAGTCGGGCTGGGTCGATTTCGTCCCCGCCTACTTTTCCGAACTGCCGATGCTGATCGACCGCGGGCTGACCCCGGCCGACGTGGTCATGACCATGGCTTCGCCGATGGACGAGTACGGCTACTTCTCGCTCTCGCTTGCACCTGACTACACCATGGCTGCCGTGCGCAAGGCGCGCGTCATCCTGCTCGAGGTGAACCCGAACGTTCCCTACGCCAACGGCGACTGCCACGTGCACATCTCGCAGGTGTCCGGCCTGGTCGAAAGCGACGATGAACTGTTTGAAGTCGGCCTGCCGACCATCGGCCCGATCCAGGAAGCCATTGGCAAGCACGTGGCCGAACTCATCGACGATGGCGCCACGCTGCAGATCGGCTACGGTGGCATTCCCGATGCGGTCGTGATGCAGTTGCAGCACAAGCGCGACCTCGGCATTCACACCGAAATGATCGGCGACGGCATCCTGTCGCTGATCGAAAGTGGCGCCGTCACCAACCGCCGCAAGACCTTCATGCCCGGCAAGATGGTCGCCACCTTCGCGCTCGGTTCGCGCAAGCTGTATCGCTTCCTGCATCGCAACCCGATGCTGGAGATGCATCCGGTCGACTTCACCAACGACCCCTACATCGCCGCCCGCAACGACAATCTGTGCTGCATCAACGCCACGCTGCAGATCGATCTGCTCGGACAGTGCGGTTCGGAAAGCCTCGGCCACACGCCCTACTCAGGCACCGGCGGGCAGGTGGACTTCGTGCGCGCTGCCAACCGCTCGAAAAACGGCAAGGCCTTCATCGTGCTGCCTTCGACCGCAAAGAACGACACCATCTCGCGCATCGCGCCGGTGCTGTGCCCGGGCACCCACGTGACCACCAGCAAGAACGACATCAACTACGTGGTGACCGAGTACGGCGTTGCACAACTGCGAGGCAAGACCGCCAGGCAACGCGCAGAAGCGCTCATCGGCATCGCGCACCCGAACTTCCGCGAAGAACTGCGTGAAGCCGCGCGCAAGATGAATCTGGCTTGA
- a CDS encoding tetratricopeptide repeat protein: protein MNKTRSLVLGLVAVFTVVLYAPFFSNPLIFDDHNLFAGGRVFDHAQNVFDFYARTFPYFTIGFIQLIFGSIEVQRAFNLMLHLANVFVLIALCSRVSSVDLSAPPSTAVWGAIAACAVFAVHPVAVYGVAYLVQRTVLFASLFSLLSLLFYWRAIEDGRYRDVVVSALFYAMAVFSKEHAILLPAVACALGIAARRPGVLPRTLLYLALCALPALRVFLSLKGLVGAVAEPGAQAVAIDLLADASAGKAASSWSISALAQAGLFFRYWYLWIVPDTGAMSIDLRAYIAGGSPGLTDVFKLVAFMACGLLGAALVFVSRRWKLAGVGILYFWISFLVEFSSVRFQEPFVLYRSYLWAPGFVMVLASLLRLLPVKGLVVLTVLACGVLFYLSEDRLHSMESEWSAWDDAARKLPAADVRGADRIFFNRGLQSIKARRIAEGVADLDRVIALSPGVRQAYEQRAEAYLRLGRYPEAVADFSHAIDLHEVGASFYGRGLAFERMGCLLAAERDYERGRTLGVLFAKMKLDELAEKRTEKGQASESEACPLR from the coding sequence ATGAACAAGACTCGCTCACTGGTGCTTGGACTCGTCGCAGTCTTCACCGTCGTGCTTTATGCCCCGTTCTTTTCCAATCCACTCATATTTGATGACCATAACCTGTTCGCAGGGGGGCGGGTGTTTGATCACGCCCAGAACGTTTTCGATTTCTATGCCAGGACGTTTCCGTACTTCACCATCGGGTTCATACAGCTGATCTTCGGCAGCATAGAGGTTCAGCGCGCTTTCAACCTCATGCTGCATCTCGCGAACGTGTTCGTGCTGATTGCACTGTGCTCACGGGTCTCCAGCGTTGATCTTTCAGCGCCGCCCAGCACTGCCGTGTGGGGGGCGATTGCAGCCTGTGCCGTGTTCGCCGTTCATCCGGTCGCGGTCTACGGCGTTGCCTACCTTGTCCAACGAACGGTCTTGTTTGCCTCGTTGTTCTCCTTGCTGTCCTTGCTCTTTTACTGGCGCGCCATTGAAGACGGGCGCTATCGGGATGTTGTCGTTTCGGCCTTGTTCTATGCGATGGCGGTGTTCTCAAAAGAGCATGCGATCCTGCTGCCTGCTGTTGCATGCGCGCTGGGCATCGCTGCCCGCAGACCGGGGGTGCTTCCCCGCACCCTGCTCTATCTGGCCTTGTGCGCATTGCCTGCGCTTCGTGTTTTTCTGTCCCTGAAAGGGCTGGTTGGGGCGGTCGCTGAGCCCGGTGCCCAAGCGGTGGCAATCGACCTGCTTGCTGACGCCAGCGCCGGGAAGGCGGCATCAAGCTGGTCGATCAGTGCGCTGGCACAGGCGGGGCTCTTCTTCCGCTACTGGTATCTGTGGATCGTTCCCGATACGGGTGCCATGTCCATTGATCTGAGGGCATATATCGCTGGCGGCTCCCCGGGCCTGACCGATGTATTCAAGCTGGTGGCGTTCATGGCCTGTGGGCTCCTCGGCGCTGCACTCGTCTTCGTGTCAAGACGCTGGAAGCTCGCAGGCGTCGGCATTCTGTATTTCTGGATTTCGTTTCTCGTGGAGTTCTCGTCAGTTCGATTTCAGGAGCCTTTTGTCCTCTATCGCAGCTATCTCTGGGCGCCTGGCTTTGTCATGGTGCTTGCCTCACTCCTGAGACTGTTGCCGGTGAAGGGGCTTGTGGTGCTGACAGTGCTGGCCTGCGGCGTACTGTTTTACCTGTCGGAGGATCGCCTGCACAGCATGGAAAGCGAATGGTCTGCATGGGACGACGCAGCCAGAAAGCTGCCGGCTGCCGATGTCCGGGGTGCGGACCGGATCTTTTTCAACCGGGGCTTGCAGAGCATCAAGGCGAGGAGGATAGCGGAGGGGGTTGCCGATCTGGACCGGGTCATCGCGCTGAGCCCGGGCGTGCGTCAGGCCTATGAGCAGCGGGCCGAGGCGTACCTGAGGCTGGGGCGCTATCCGGAAGCCGTTGCCGACTTCAGCCACGCAATTGACTTGCACGAGGTGGGGGCTTCGTTCTACGGCAGAGGTCTGGCGTTCGAGCGCATGGGCTGCCTGCTTGCAGCGGAGCGCGATTACGAGCGCGGCCGGACGCTGGGGGTCCTGTTTGCGAAAATGAAACTGGACGAACTTGCGGAAAAACGAACGGAAAAAGGGCAGGCTTCAGAGTCTGAAGCCTGCCCCTTGAGGTAG